The DNA region GAGGAGGCGATGGCGGCGGGGGCGAGGTGGGACAAGATCAGGAAGATCCTCGCGGCGGGCCCCGCGAAATACGCGGACTCCGTCCTTCTCGTCGGGCACGAGCCGGATCTGTCGAAGATGGCGGGGGAGATCCTCGACCTGGGGCGCGGGACGATCCTCTTCAAGAAGGGAACGCTCGCCCGGATCGCGGTGGACGCGATCCCGCCGCGCGAGCCCGGGTCGCTGGCGTTTCTGATGACGATCGATCACCTCGCCGCCGCGGTCTCAGGAACGGCGGCCGCCCCCTAGACCGCGATCAGGACGTCGTCCCCCTCGACCTTCACCTCGTGGCACGCCACCGCGAGGCCCGGGTTCGTCCTGCAGGCCCCCGTCGTCACGTCGTACTGCCACGCGTGCCAGGGGCACGTCACGACGTCGCCGTCGAGGAACCCCTCGCCGAGAGGGCCCCCGCGGTGGACGCAGGTGTTGTCGATGCTGTAGAACTTCCCTTCCACGTTGAACAGCGCGCAGGCCTTTCCGTTGATCTCGACGACGCGCGCGTCGCCGGACTTGAGCTCGGATGCCTTCGCGGCTTTGACGAAGCTGGCCATGGGAACGCCTCCCGGGAGAGTGTCGAGTGAGTCGAAGAGTCGAGAGCGGCGATGATAACGGCCCCCGCGACGGCGGATCAACCTTCGCGATCCCGGTGCCGCCGAGCTTCGCCTTCCTG from Acidobacteriota bacterium includes:
- the sixA gene encoding phosphohistidine phosphatase SixA → MADLYLLRHAEAASHKDPRYGHDAERPLTEDGAARMRRAAAGMLRLRLSFDRILTSPLVRAKETAEIVADALGERDRLSVEEAMAAGARWDKIRKILAAGPAKYADSVLLVGHEPDLSKMAGEILDLGRGTILFKKGTLARIAVDAIPPREPGSLAFLMTIDHLAAAVSGTAAAP
- a CDS encoding Rieske 2Fe-2S domain-containing protein translates to MASFVKAAKASELKSGDARVVEINGKACALFNVEGKFYSIDNTCVHRGGPLGEGFLDGDVVTCPWHAWQYDVTTGACRTNPGLAVACHEVKVEGDDVLIAV